A stretch of Arachis hypogaea cultivar Tifrunner chromosome 15, arahy.Tifrunner.gnm2.J5K5, whole genome shotgun sequence DNA encodes these proteins:
- the LOC140179255 gene encoding heparanase-like protein 2 produces MTIIEQEDIRKNQEAYLKRIERHMEQLVQNLAKLGEREGDMSLRATEDDSKNSEKAAGLKGKAVMENSEKATGKETTIKEKPTESAMNGRQKVEKKVLLDLGAPEIVPDYPVLSVDDLADQIAELFVLRRQSHPNILFVCSFSAVMCMGVAAGAYILTLFAVLSASPLLVLSAKVSHLASAVTKTYLLLWDTLVTKRIWENANRAKVIFGLNALVGRTLQSGSAVGPWNSSNAESFICYTVRKNYSIAGWEFGNELCGSGVGANVSADQYASDIAALRNIFHDVYRGIRHKPLIIAPGGFYDANWFQEFVNKSGKSVDVVSHHIYNLGAGVDEHLIERILDPSYLDGVASTFSGLKNILQKSATKAKAWVGEAGGAYNNGHHLVSDAFVYSFWYLDQLGMSTVYDTRTYCRQSLVGGNYGLLNTSTFVPNPDYYRYQILNFIVEGCAACYCGLSHFSFQVSLLQKNILCAHFTNSHIPFYHWLRV; encoded by the exons atgacaatAATAGAGCAGGAGGATATAAGGAAAAACCAAGAGGCATATCTCAAGAGAATTGAAAGGCACatggaacaactggttcaaaaccttgctAAACTGGGCGAGAGAGAGGGAGATATGTCCCTAAGAGCCACTGAAGATGACTCAAAGAACAGTGAAAAAGCTGCTGggttgaaagggaaagcagttatggaaaacagtgagAAGGCTACGGGAAAAGAAACAACTATCAAGGAGAAGCCTACG GAAAGTGCCATGAATGGCAGGCAGAAGGTTGAGAAAAAAG TGTTACTTGAT TTGGGAGCTCCTGAGATTGTTCCAGATTATCCAGTTCTTTCTGTTGACGACCTAGCAGATCAAATAGCCGAG TTGTTCGTTTTGAGAAGGCAATCTCACCCCAACATTCTTTTTGTCTGCAGTTTTAGTGCAGTAATGTGCATGGGAGTAGCTGCCGGGGCTTACATTCTTACCTTATTTGCT GTTTTGTCAGCCTCTCCCCTTCTTGTTTTGTCAGCTAAGGTTTCTCATTTGGCGTCTGCTGTTACAAAAACATATCTTTTACTCTG GGATACACTGGTGACAAAGAGAATTTGGGAAAATGCGAACAG GGCTAAGGTTATCTTTGGATTGAATGCTCTTGTTGGAAGAACATTACAATCTGGTTCTGCAGTTGGACCATGGAACTCTTCCAATGCAGAATCTTTTATCTGTTATACTGTAAGAAAGAATTACAGCATTGCTGGTTGGGAATTTG GCAATGAATTGTGCGGGAGTGGAGTTGGAGCAAATGTTTCTGCAGATCAATATGCTTCTGATATTGCTGCATTAAGAAACATATTTCATGATGTATATAGAGGGATCAGGCATAAGCCACTGATCATTGCTCCCGGTGGCTTCTATGATGCAAACTGGTTCCAGGAATTTGTAAACAAATCTGGTAAATCTGTTGATGTGGTATCTCACCACATATATAACCTTGGAGCAG GAGTTGATGAGCACCTAATTGAAAGAATTCTTGATCCATCATATCTTGATGGAGTGGCTAGCACATTCAGTGGCCTCAAAAACATACTTCAAAAATCAGCAACCAAAGCAAAAGCATGGGTTGGTGAGGCAGGAGGGGCTTACAACAATGGCCACCATCTTGTGTCTGATGCATTTGTCTACAGCTTCTG GTATTTGGATCAGCTTGGAATGTCAACTGTTTATGACACCAGAACATACTGCAGACAGAGTTTGGTTGGAGGAAACTATGGATTACTAAACACTTCTACTTTTGTGCCAAATCCAGATTATTATAGGTACCAAATATTAAATTTCATAGTTGAAGGATGTGCAGCATGTTATTGTGGACTATCTCATTTTAGCTTTCAAGTGTCATTATTACAGAAAAATATATTGTGTGCTCATTTTACAAACTCGCACATACCTTTCTACCATTGGTTGAGGGTGTAG